tattgaaCAGTTGTAATAATGGTGAATTTTTTGGAAAAAGCTGATtgcatagttaatttaaaaaattaaacttttcctTTTAGCCATatcatcagaactttaaaaaaaatctaaaatatcatgatatcggattttcaatatcttttctagcttTTGTGATGTAATCAGGACAGACGGGCAGATAGAcataccacacaaaactaatagcagctaTTTCCCTTTCAGGAGCCGCTACAAAATGGCAAGAAAACTGAACAACATTATATGTTTGagattataaaaaatttttattaagAAACAATAAAAGTAGGCTGATGGCACTGTAAGAACCTGACATACATGAAATATATCAAAAGTTAAAACAATCTAAGTAAGTCTTGAGCAGTAAGTCATACAAATAAAAGAATGATGCTTAGGTTTTGATTTTAAGAAAAGAGTCATTCAATATCTGTATTTAAACTTTACTGTCATATAAGAAGTCGCAGCATCCATCTGTTCAGTAATGCAACTGAGTCACAACTTTTGTTAATGCAGTCACAGATTTGGTCATTTGCATAatccgttgaaaaaaaaaggcaattacatttaaacatatatatatatttatttatacatacatatggAAGCGCTGTGGCTGATTGGTTCCAGGATcaatgagatttttaatttagggtgcctctgagtccacccagctctaatgggtacctgacagtagTTGGGATAAAGTAAAGGCagctggtcattgtgctggccacatgacaccatcattAACTGTGTGCCattaacagatgacctttgcatcatttgccttatagatagcaaggtctgaaagggaaactttaatatatatatatatatagttctaaAAGAATATCCAAATTTTAGTTTGATTCGTTCGTTtctttttgtgtcttttttttaatttaaccatCTTAAGACTACTTAAGGCAACAACACACAGGATGCTAGAGCATAGATGTGTGTGATTGGAGGGAGGGAGTAAATGATGACAAAGTATGAATTTTGAACCAGGACTGCAGATGTCATGGCATTGCAAGTCTGTAGTCACCATGTTTGCAACTATACAACAACAAATATGACTCGTAAAAGGTAAAATCACAAAGTACATGTATAAAATGTAtgcataataaatattaaacttAACATTGACAAttcatgacattttaaaatatttatgtcaGTATTAAAATGGAATGaaccaaagtgaaaaaaaacaaaaacatatcaaGTATTCCTAagcatatctatatatatacaatttcaaaatgaaaaataaaatggaaagaTAATATGTTCACAACAATTACTTTcagtaaacaaatataaaacatttttacttttcattagattaagatgtaaatataatttaaaaaaaaaaacagccatggAATGTAAGTATGAAATCACAGGAAAGTTTTAAGAAATTTCCATCAACTTGACAAAGGCCAGTAACTCACACCAACAAAGTTTTCATCAAAGATTTGCTTAGCAGCatatcatacacacacacaagcaataTGTGAGACTGCTGGGTCCCACATACACAATATAATCTCAATATCCAGATTActttataaacacacacaaacacatagatTTATAAGATGCTGGTTTAagttacattgttttttttttcttttcatttttgtttccaaGAAGCTCAAATGTATCAAGAAACACCAGATCTAGGAATGGAATCTGATTTCCAATAAGGGTTTGTGGAAATGAAAATGTCATTCTGTGATTAAATTGAAGTTATaaattagtgaaaaaaaaaaataacactacatttaaaaatttgatcTCTACAAAACAGAAATTTCATCATTTTTCCCCtccatattaaaaacaaaaattttctaCAAAATTCCCAAcaagtttaaaaatttaaatagttttttttttacaattaggAAATTGGTTTAAAACTGTTTCATTTTAATGGTAATCTCATTGTATTGGTTACCCAGCAAATGGTAAAAGTCAGTATAAATGTATGACCGTATTTCAGGAATAATTGTATTTATCTTACTGAAGCTGGTAATCATTAGAGCTATTACATTATGACTTTCCATACATAGTAAGAAGTAACAGTTGATGTCagaaatcaaaataaaacatttttttttcaaaatatctgcataaaaaaaaatacaataacattCCTTTCAATCACTTAATTTAACAATTCCTtaacataaattaattaaagtaTTGCACTatttaaaatcaacaaaaactACTGTAAAAAATTTATCAAAGCTCATTTTGTAACTTTTTCTCTGCCTAGAAATGAGCTTTTACTTGCTTTAGTTAGGGTTTTCCAACTTTTTCAAAAGCTATCATAggatttaacaaaataaaaaaaataaaaacttcacAATCTGAAACAAGTCACTGAATAGTTACTACTTGGCAAGTAATTAACAGATTAATTTTTCAATTAACAGTTTATGTACACAATGGGCATCTTCTATAAGCACATCTGCAAAAATCTGTTTCATGCTAATACAATAGTTAGCAACATATTGAAACGTGGCAGGAGTTAAGAAGCAGGAGATAAAACAGGACCTGATTAAATGCAGCTTCCCTGAATCAGCTATTCTAAGGCTATAGAGAGACAGAGCTTGTAACCTATCAAAGGGTACTCAAGATCAAGTAAAGACTATTGAAGGTGGAAGCCTATTCTAGAATAACTTTGGTTCATTGGGCCACATAAACTGTCTAGTAAGACTTTGGTTCATTGAGTCACATAAACTGTCTAGTAAGACTTTGGTTCATTAAGCCACATAAACAATCTTGGACAACAACTAcatttaaagcaattttttccaaataaaaaaaagtttgtatagaTTAATTCAATACTTGATCTACTGGCGgctataataaaaatgtaaattgttACATTAATTTCAAACTTGGGAAGGTAGGTAGGCATTGGTGAAATCAAAAGACTACACAGTTTTTCTCCAGAAGACGTTATCTGGCCAACTATGAGATGCGTAGAGATCTATCTGTCTGTTAAGGTCCAAACCCCATGTTGGCACCATGTGGTTGTGAACCAGGAAATCTTTGACAATTTTACTTCCTTCATCATTGTGACGATAATACATCCACTCTATGAGCACAACCTGATGGAAATAAAATATAGGCCAGTGATTCTTAATTACAaagtagttgtgtgtgtgtgtgttttttttctatttacacTGAGAAATGTAAATTTGGAATCAATTGAGAGGTGAAACAAATAAGAACTCTTGCCAGAAAAAAGCAGTGATCAAAAACTTCAAGAAAATAGCTCTGCCATGAAACAACTCTATACACATACTAAAGATGATAGTGTAGATTTTTTTAGTACTTGTGATTTTATCTGCAGTATTTGGTGTGTGGGGATAGGGTGATTATGTGGTAAAGGTTAGCAGTAGGTTAAGCAGCAGCTGTGACTATCTACACCTAAGGAGGGAGATGGTTTAAGAGAAGCATTGGGGATGAAATATGTTGTATGCTTACCTTGACATATGCAAGAATGAAAGCTTACCTTGACATATGCAAGAATGAAAGCTTACCTTGACATATGCAAGAATGAAAGCTTACCTTGACATATGCAAGAATGAAAGCTTACCTTGACATATGCAAGAATGAAAGCTTACTTTGACATGCAAGAATGAAATCTTACTTTGACATGCAAGAATGAAAGCTTACTTTGACATATGCAGAATGAAAGCTTACTTTGACATATGCAAGAATGAATGCTTACCTTGAAATATGAAAGAATGAATGCTTACCTAgacaaatgaaagaaagaatgcTTACCTTGACATCCACTTTGTCAAAGAAATCTTGAGCACATTCTAGGACCTTAGCCTCATGACCTTCTAAGTCAATCTTAAGAAACACTTGCTTGCCTTCAACCAGTGGTGCCAGATCATTCAGACAAATGGCATCCACAAGATATCTGATAATAAAACAAAGACattcttttttcaattttaaagccTTAGAACAAATAGCAATTTCATACTACATTATAAACCaaacatatttaataatttctCTAATTATTTAATAAGATGATGGTAAAgcagaagttttttttaattaggtaCACAATAAGCTACAATCTAATCTACCTTTGCATCTTGACCTTCAGGCTAGATAATTGAAACtagttattttaaatttatttatcaaaatgtagtttgttttttttgctgtttttttttttttttttttttgggggggggggggggggtcttttaACATGATctactagattgacctagggaaatggacgtaatcatcttctttttagaaataatatctgtattttataagataagattacacAATCTGGGATACAAACTTTTTGggaattttctttttccttgACTGAATAATCTCCACCACACTGGAGCCCCCAATGTTGGTTGGGTCCACAGCAAGACGCAGCTGTTTACGCTGCCGGTGAAGGGCATTATGGATGAGTGTGACATGACAAGACAGACCATTTATGGCCAAAGATCTCTGCAGTAGCTGAAGACTATCCATCATGGCATCCAGAGCGATAACCTACAAAATCATGAAGATATCAAAGCTTATAACATACTGTCAAATTTAGTTAATGCCCACTCGCATCAAAGAAATGCTAAATAACTTTGAAAACGtactctttttttaaacacattatgAGTGAActtttttctaaatctagattggATCCTCATAGGCTCATACTTACATAGATTTAAATAACGATGAATAGTGAAAAGTTTGTCATAAGATTTGGGTATTAGTAAATCGTGAAAGGAAAGAACATTTTGTTGTAGGCCACATCATTGCGAAAATGGAAATGCAATAGAGCAGACGATATTTTGATTAGAAACAAGTTATATCCAACATTATTTCTATAGCAACTATTTGGATCTTCCAAGTTGTTTCATGaacactcagaaagacacaaagataaaagcacattccttgttccatatgctaggacaaatttgtacaaatgctccttcttccctagtgctataagaacatggaatgggttgcctgagccaggaaagccaatgacttaacaagcatgactatatagaccttttttgaagtagcgtctatattttataagataagaagaacaCTCAAATGTCAGCACCACTCACATTGATACCAAAAAGAAGTCAAATTAAAAATGCCAGGGACACATTTCACTTAttttttaacatatattttacattcaCATTTATTCTATTGTGGACAGAAATAATGATGGACAATATCGACCTGCATTGCAGGCCACAGGttatattttgggcatcactgctgtaGATCTTACCTCCATCCCAAACTTAGCCGCTGGTAATGTGAAGACACCCAAATTACAACCCAGATCCACCAGTGCAATTCCTGGAAACATAGAAGTCATTTGGTACATGGCTTCAACGTTTTCTTTTTCCCACGAGCCTTCATTCTGAAATTCAATACCAGTCATTTAAATTATTtgggaaaaaataattatcaactTAATGATAACATTGATGTATAGGCTtagaaacattaaacaaaaatctttactttataaaaaagaaacttgAAAATGACACacattagaagaaaaaaaattcctgatatttctaggttttaaataaaaacatagttgaaaatgcaaaaaaaaataaaaaaataattgtatgttACAAGACATATAGGATTTCAAATTGATCTCTGATGAACAACTATGGGTCTCAGGTTTAAATCTCAGTGAAAGtggatatatattttaaattttggattTCAGAGCATTCCTGAATTCACTTTACTGGGTGCTTAAATCAGTTATGAAATGTTGTTGCGCTGGACAGCGATGTCTTAGagggaaacttttactttttgacTTGTAGCCTCAAAATCTGCCTTGAATTAAATTTTTGTGTTCGAAATATGAAATTGAATGAGTTACTTTATTGAGCAGGACATGGGAGAGAACTACTGAAATACAACTTAAACTGACAATAGTATTAAAAGTCCAGCAGATTGGAAGAAGCATTTCaagttcatttttaaatttctctttGGTGCTGGTATTAACTTTGTTGTTTCATATATATGCAAAGCTCTTCTTGACATTGAGTAAGAGTGAAAAATTAaggatgattttttaaaatactgaaaGGTGAGAAAAAGTGTCTcattattttaactctttctctcctaattgacaatgCCAACATTGTCTTGACCTCataaaaccaaattgatttttggaattataaactttaatttgtgttgcaTAAAAAGAGTATGAATTCCCTTATAATTCAATACtaaatttaacattttctgataacaaacaaacaagttattgaagtttaatcataacagggtagtgaaatacaaatgagctaaatgaataattctattggaacgaggaaaataattacggagagaaaaagtttaaaaatattgaaaggctaaaataaatttcttatgatttttaaaaatactgtaCTAAGCAAAATCTAAGTAAGAAATCATGAGCACATTCTAGGACTTAAGTCTCATGCCACCTCCATCAATCTCAAGaaacacttttaaaattatgtacTTTTAAATGTGCAGACACCATCAAATCTTTCTTGGGATCATGGATGCATATCAGCAGCTTTCCAGACTTCTCAGGGTTGAATAAATCAACACACTCATTATTGGAAACATCCGATGCATCTCTAGATTTCGTTTGTTTGTCTGGTTTGGAGGGTATAACATGTATCCCAGACgcatttagatagatagactttAAGTTTGTTTCGGACTGACAAAAGGACATTGGTGCCAAATCAAATCGTAGTGAATGTCCAAGAACTATCATGAAGACCACGACTATGACCATCAGTGCAAAAGTCACCATTTGGTTTTTCCTGATGGCTGAGGGCACATAGTTATTTATCATTCTTTGAACATTCATTGCATTAAGTCTTCAAGTGTAATCATCCAGTAGTCATGTTTAGAGTACAAAAGTctgaaaacaaacataaaaataatacaattatatGACCCATGATGATgctagacattttaaaatagtattagagtttaaaatattatttaaacatatCACACTATCAAACacataataaatgaaagttaaTGTCGAACAGAAATTTCTACTATCTGAAAAGTCTTAACCTTCTTATTTAGTGTATTAACAGTAAAGACAGAAAAGCATTTAGTATTTCTATTCTCATTGATCACTAATCACATATATTATGAAATATTTGGATTTTAGTAAAAGACTGTTTTACATTCTAAATGACAATAATTGGCATCATTTACATGCATGTAATTTATTTAGGCGTAGTAAAGGTGTGCAGGGTTTACAGTCTGGAGAGTCAACAACTATGGCCACTAGAACCACTTACATTGTTGTGTCTTATAGTAACATTTATAATAAACTTAACCCTTCAGTGCTTGAAgtaatgtttatttacaataatagaaacaaaaacgcaaaacattaaatataataataataattatttaatttatggagcgcttttaacaaacaaaatgtaggctcaaggcgttgcaataacattacaaacaaaaacacaagaattaaaatgacaaataacatttaaaaacaaaacattaacataagaattaaaatgacaaactaatctaaaaaagttttgaacagataggtcttaatgttcttcttcaATGTAGTGTAGCATCCAGAAGATGATAAAACTAAAATTCATACAGATGATTCATGACTTGAAATATACATGATACTAATTTAACAAAACTTCATCTATGCACactgtaaaatatatatttcatagTTTGACATTATAAGACTGGCTGCTTAATTCATTTACTGTGAGGTCAATGATTATTAATTACTAGTAGGCTAACCACAGTACAGGCTgagttatcttcttatcttatatgatacagatgttacttcaaaaaagaagatgattacgtcatatgcatcatgcatttagtcatgcataatagccaatgacctaaattctgccaagtcactggttttcctggctagctcaggcactTGACAgtctgtgtgtattacgtaatttgtatagaagagatagagaaccatgtggctaaatgttgtttgtttaggattggtgaatgaggtctttGCTACtatacttttaagtcttctatcctgaaggctttctaaatttagtgattttactaaaaaggtgttactttagtctagtcaaatgtgaatattcgtttgttatgaatatcacggctctattttgtgtctgttccagtttcttaatgtttattCAGACAGACAAGTTGAAAGTTCAGAGTTGGTTCAATTCAGGATATTATAATCTAGCTAAATTATTCTACAATTCTacatctaatctagattctagttgtTATCAATCACTAGACTTGAGATCTAGACTTAGGtttaaattttagatctagtttttatgatctagattctagactactctagaatctagatatcttatagatctagatctatatctaactaAAGTAATCAGACTATTGTCACTAATCAGAGACTTGGACTCAGACTCACTCCCATGTCAGGCGTCACGTTAAGTTATTGTTTACAGTGTGACTGTCGACGTCTCACTGAGACTAGTTTACACTATTTACAGTCACTAAGTCAGTGTAGGGGAGTGGGGCAATATCCGCATTGAGCGTCGGTATTTACACTCCTGGCCATTTTTCTGCGTTGTCAAGGAGCAGGATCAAGACCAAAAGCATTATCAAAAGGGGGAATAacctagttgttttttaaataccgaCTTTAATCACGGattggaagaga
The DNA window shown above is from Biomphalaria glabrata chromosome 5, xgBioGlab47.1, whole genome shotgun sequence and carries:
- the LOC106064382 gene encoding uncharacterized protein LOC106064382; this translates as MNVQRMINNYVPSAIRKNQMVTFALMVIVVVFMIVLGHSLRFDLAPMSFCQSETNLKSIYLNASGIHVIPSKPDKQTKSRDASDVSNNECVDLFNPEKSGKLLICIHDPKKDLMVSAHLKNEGSWEKENVEAMYQMTSMFPGIALVDLGCNLGVFTLPAAKFGMEVIALDAMMDSLQLLQRSLAINGLSCHVTLIHNALHRQRKQLRLAVDPTNIGGSSVVEIIQSRKKKIPKKYLVDAICLNDLAPLVEGKQVFLKIDLEGHEAKVLECAQDFFDKVDVKVVLIEWMYYRHNDEGSKIVKDFLVHNHMVPTWGLDLNRQIDLYASHSWPDNVFWRKTV